A window of the Oryza brachyantha chromosome 5, ObraRS2, whole genome shotgun sequence genome harbors these coding sequences:
- the LOC102714738 gene encoding sister chromatid cohesion 1 protein 1 — MFYSHQLLARKAPLGQIWMAATLHAKINRKRLDKLDIIKICEEILNPSVPMALRLSGILMGGVVIVYERKVKVLYDDVSRLLIEINEAWRVKPVADPTVLPKGKTQAKYEAVTLPENMMDMDLEQEQPMLFPEADTTRFRGMRLEDLDEQYVNVNLDDDDFSRAENHHQADAENITLADNFGSGLGDTDVFNRFERFDITDDDTTVNITPDGHPQVPSTLVPSPPRQEEPPQQQENYHAAPSPLHEEPQQGGSSHEQLQQKLKGQQPAKSSKRKKHMKDPQVMMDNDQIMIPGNVYQTWLKDPSSLIAKRRRINSKINLIQSIKISDLMNLPPVSLISSLDKSPLEFYYPKQLMQLWKECTEVKFPKTPSSGGQKSSSPEQQQRNSPPQAFAPQAQVDNEREMGFHPVDFADDIEKLRGNTSAEYERDYDTFQSDHSATPGSPGLSRRSASSSGGSGRGFMPLDPEVQLPSGRSKRRQHSSGKSFGNLDPVEEEFPLEQEVRDFKMRRLSDIGPTPDLLEETEPTQTPYAKKSNPIDQVTQSIHSYLKLHFDTPGASQSESLRQLAYGMTTAKAARLFYQACVLATLDFIKVKQLEPYGDILISRGPKM; from the exons ATGTTCTACTCGCACCAGCTCCTCGCGCGGAAGGCTCCACTCGGCCAGATATG GATGGCGGCGACGCTTCACGCGAAGATCAACCGCAAGCGGCTTGACAAGCTTGACATTATCAAAATCTG TGAGGAGATTCTGAACCCGTCGGTACCAATGGCTCTGAGGCTCTCCGGAATCCTCATGG GTGGCGTGGTGATCGTGTACGAGAGGAAGGTGAAGGTTCTGTATG ATGACGTGTCTCGGCTTCTG ATTGAGATCAACGAGGCATGGCGGGTCAAGCCGGTCGCTGACCCCACTGTACTTCCCAAGGGCAAAACCCAAGCCAA GTACGAAGCAGTAACACTGCCAGAGAATATGATGGATATGGATCTAGAGCAGGAGCAGCCCATGCTTTTCCCAGAAGCTGATACTACAAGGTTCCGGGGAATG CGCTTGGAGGATTTGGATGAACAATATGTTAATGTCAACCTAGATGATGATGACTTCTCGCGCGCTGAGAATCATCACCaag CTGATGCAGAAAATATCACCCTGGCTGATAATTTTGGGTCTGGACTCGGAGACACTGATGTGTTCAATCGTTTTGAGAG ATTCGACATAACAGACGATGACACCACAGTCAATATCACTCCTGATGGGCACCCACAGGTTCCAAGTACTCTGGTCCCTTCACCGCCTAGGCAGGAAGAGCCTCCTCAGCAACAAGAAAACTATCATGCGGCCCCATCCCCTCTTCATGAAGAACCTCAACAAG GGGGTTCATCTCATGAGCAACTGCAGCAGAAGTTGAAG GGTCAGCAACCAGCTAAATCATCAAAGAGGAAAAAGCATATGAAAGACCCCCAGGTGATGATGGATAATGACCAGATAATGATCCCAGGAAATGTATATCAAACATGGCTCAAGGATCCATCAAGTCTCATTGCCAAAAGGCGCAGAATCAATAGT AAAATTAATCTTATTCAGTCAATCAAGATAAGCGACCTCATGAACCTGCCCCCAGTTTCTCTAATATCTTCCTTGGACAAGTCGCCCTTGGAATTTTATTATCCTAAGCAGCTTATGCAGCTTTGGAAGGAATGTACTGAAGTCAAGTTCCCGAAAACTCCATCTTCAG GAGGGCAGAAGTCATCATCACCAGAACAACAGCAAAGAAACTCGCCTCCTCAGGCATTTGCACCCCAG GCTCAGGTTGATAATGAGAGGGAAATGGGATTTCACCCAGTGGACTTTGCAGATGACATTGAAAAACTCCGAGGAAACACTAGTGCAGAATATGAAAGAGATTATGATACTTTTCAGAGTGATCATAGTGCTACTCCTGGAAGTCCTG GGCTAAGTCGCAGGTCTGCTTCAAGCTCTGGTGGCTCTGGACGGGGATTTATGCCATTGGATCCAGAAGTACAGTTGCCATCTGGAAG GTCCAAGAGGAGGCAGCATTCGTCTGGAAAAAGCTTTGGGAACCTTGATCCAGTTGAAGAAGAATTTCCACTCGAGCAAGAAGTGAGAGATTTCAAGATGAGAAGGCTTTCAGATATTGGGCCAACTCCTG ACCTTCTGGAGGAAACCGAACCTACTCAAACCCCATATGCGAAGAAATCCAATCCCATCGACCAGGTCACACAATCAATCCACTC GTACCTCAAGCTGCACTTTGACACCCCAGGGGCCTCACAGTCTGAATCACTAAGGCAGCTAGCATATGGAATGACTACAGCAAAGGCTGCCCGGCTCTTCTATCAAGCATGTG TTTTAGCAACTCTTGATTTTATCAAGGTTAAGCAGCTGGAACCATACGGAGACATCTTGATCTCGAGAGGACCAAAGATGTGA
- the LOC102720526 gene encoding translation initiation factor IF-2-like, which translates to MAAAGAALRLRLLYRMLRVGELLALVVFLSWSSSRVPAAAAAVVRLAGSLLLNARFVFVLGNAIVLLLLALSRHDLSISSSNQAATAAAAVSCDSGACPMPASTAPPAACSFPAFIVPQPSPPPPHVPEAPAATAPLAPVVPCAPSSAKAAAAAAVFEDKQTVRVNKARAPRRSRSEKMSPRGAFRRAASPELRRSESDNGRRRRSSVTARDAEAVSWGADDAEEFRRTVEAFIAKQTRFHREESMTMSIVTGVGHGEVAPAITGALAVVE; encoded by the coding sequence ATGGCTGCCGCCGGAGCAGCGTTGCGGCTGCGACTCCTCTACCGGATGCTGCGCGTGGGCGAGCTGCTTGCGTTGGTAGTGTTCTTGTCGTGGTCTTCTTCCCGcgtgccggccgccgccgccgccgtggtgaGGCTCGCCGGGTCGCTTCTGCTCAACGCCCGGTTCGTGTTCGTCCTTGGCAACGCCATCGTGCTCCTGCTCCTCGCGCTCTCCAGGCACGACCTCTCCATCTCTTCCTCCAACCaagctgccaccgccgccgccgccgtctcctgcGACAGTGGCGCCTGCCCCATGCCAGCGTCGACAGCACCACCCGCCGCCTGCAGCTTCCCTGCGTTCATCGTCCCGcagccgtcaccgccgccgcctcacgtCCCCGAGGCCCCGGCAGCAACAGCGCCTCTGGCGCCCGTGGTCCCCTGCGCCCCGTCGTCGGCaaaggccgcggcggcggcggcggtgttcgAGGACAAGCAGACGGTGCGCGTCAACAAGGCCCGCGCACCGAGGCGGAGCAGGTCGGAGAAGATGAGCCCGCGCGGCGCGTTCCGgcgggcggcgtcgccggagctGCGGCGTTCGGAATCGGACAACGGGCGCAGGCGGCGGTCGTCCGTgacggcgcgcgacgcggaggcggtgagCTGGGGCGCGGACGACGCGGAGGAGTTCCGGCGGACGGTGGAGGCGTTCATCGCCAAGCAAACGAGGTTCCACCGCGAGGAGTCGATGACCATGTCCATCGTCACCGGCGTCGGCCACGGCGAGGTCGCGCCGGCCATCACCGGAGCCCTTGCGGTTGTCGAATAA
- the LOC102720242 gene encoding putative pentatricopeptide repeat-containing protein At3g47840: MAGHRRLRLICLRRSVWTAAVGHDTPPPPPPMHELLPRLKQLVRAGRLADAHRLFDGMPHRDEVCYATLLAGHAAAGDFPGAMELFYRLRASSPPRAAADSFVLSLVFKSCAAAADAGFLPDAASLHAFAVRSSAVSSVFVATALADVYAKAGCLGLALKVFDEMPHKNVVSWTTLIASLTRAGRRHDALRRFSDMRTSGVHCDSYAYAAALTACTDAGLLSRGREVHAFCAKLGLDSMPYVANTLATLYARYSDIDGALAAVNRMATRDVAAWTTVIAAYVQTGRAKEAIEAFVRMVREESSPVALPNEYTYAAVIAACADIAWVCLGEQLHAQAARKGFACGRSVANSLVTLYTHAAGCLSAADAVFRESMVKDVVSWSAIISGYAQEGLAEDAFALFREMRHYSRYPRPNEFTLASLLSVCATVAALDTGCQLHALAVAAGLEHHAMVRSALIDMYGKSGSMLDADMVFFHRAKDDVVSWTAMIVGHAEHGHGKKALELFKEMCRIGLKPDHVTFIGVLNACCHAGEVELGLRYLNEMNQSYGLHPAKEHYGCVVDLLGRAGRINEAEEVIRKMATNERDGVVWTSLLRACSALGEEETGRKAAERAMEAEPWGAGAHVAMANLYASKGQWHEAAQERHMMKQKGVVKGAGWSSISVGGEGRRVGVFVASDHTHPKDSAIYSMLELIYYGAGMARHAHDQLDLGSDLDMMISRKHRLHEHLFPFSGA, from the coding sequence ATGGCGGGACATCGCCGGCTCCGCCTCATCTGTCTACGCCGGTCCGTCTGGACTGCTGCCGTTGGCCACGacacaccaccaccgccgccccccATGCACGAACTCCTGCCCCGCCTGAAGCAGCTGGTCCGAGCGGGCAGGCTCGCGGACGCGCACCGCCTGTTCGACGGAATGCCGCACCGCGACGAGGTCTGTTACGCcaccctcctcgccggccATGCCGCCGCTGGCGACTTCCCCGGCGCGATGGAGCTCTTCTATCGCCTCCGCGCTtcctctccgccgcgcgcggccgcggacTCGTTCGTCCTCAGCCTCGTGTTCAAgtcctgcgccgccgcggccgacgcCGGGTTTCTCCCCGACGCCGCGTCGCTGCACGCCTTCGCGGTCCGCTCATCGGCCGTTTCGTCCGTCTTTGTCGCCACTGCACTGGCTGACGTCTACGCCAAGGCTGGCTGCCTCGGCCTGGCGCTtaaggtgttcgacgaaatgccgcACAAGAACGTGGTCTCTTGGACCACACTGATTGCCTCGCTGACGAGGGCTGGCCGGCGTCACGACGCGCTCCGCCGCTTCTCCGATATGCGCACCTCTGGCGTGCACTGTGACTCGTACGCCTACGCGGCCGCGCTCACCGCGTGCACTGACGCCGGACTGCTGTCTCGCGGGCGTGAGGTGCACGCATTCTGCGCCAAGCTTGGCCTCGACTCAATGCCCTACGTCGCCAACACGCTCGCCACTCTGTACGCGCGCTACAGCGACATCGACGGCGCACTAGCTGCCGTCAACCGCATGGCCACGCGCGATGTGGCCGCATGGACAACGGTGATCGCCGCCTACGTGCAGACTGGCCGTGCAAAGGAGGCTATTGAGGCGTTTGTCCGAATGGTTCGTGAGGAATCATCACCGGTTGCATTGCCGAATGAATACACATACGCTGCAGTTATTGCAGCGTGTGCAGATATTGCTTGGGTCTGTCTTGGGGAGCAGTTGCATGCGCAAGCTGCAAGAAAAGGCTTCGCCTGTGGACGCTCGGTGGCCAATTCTCTTGTCACACTCTACACACACGCCGCGGGCTGTCTGTCAGCTGCTGATGCTGTTTTCCGGGAGAGCATGGTCAAGGATGTTGTCTCTTGGAGTGCCATTATATCAGGCTATGCACAGGAAGGCCTTGCTGAGGATGCATTCGCTCTGTTCAGAGAAATGAGGCATTACAGCAGGTATCCTCGTCCTAACGAATTCACTCTTGCTAGTCTCCTAAGTGTTTGTGCAACTGTTGCGGCACTGGATACTGGATGCCAACTCCACGCGCTTGCTGTCGCTGCTGGACTTGAACACCATGCAATGGTCAGGAGTGCGCTCATTGACATGTATGGAAAGAGTGGTAGCATGTTAGATGCTGATATGGTATTTTTCCATCGTGCGAAAGATGATGTTGTTTCATGGACTGCAATGATTGTTGGACATGCAGAGCACGGACATGGCAAGAAGGCACTTGAGTTATTTAAGGAAATGTGTCGTATTGGACTAAAGCCAGACCATGTCACATTTATTGGTGTGCTCAATGCGTGCTGTCATGCTGGGGAGGTCGAGCTTGGATTGAGATACCTGAATGAAATGAATCAGAGTTATGGCCTGCATCCTGCCAAGGAGCACTATGGCTGTGTGGTGGATTTATTGGGTAGAGCTGGTAGAATAAATGAAGCCGAGGAAGTGATCAGAAAGATGGCTACCAACGAAAGAGATGGTGTTGTTTGGACATCTTTGCTTAGGGCATGTTCAGCCCTAGGAGAAGAGGAAACTGGAAGGAAAGCTGCGGAGAGGGCAATGGAAGCAGAGCCATGGGGTGCAGGAGCACATGTGGCGATGGCAAATCTTTATGCCAGCAAGGGACAATGGCATGAGGCTGCGCAAGAGCGGCATATGATGAAGCAGAAAGGGGTTGTGAAAGGCGCGGGTTGGTCATCAATCTCAGTTGGAGGGGAGGGCAGGAGAGTAGGGGTGTTTGTGGCAAGTGATCACACGCATCCCAAAGACAGTGCAATTTACAGTATGCTTGAGTTGATATATTATGGAGCTGGAATGGCTCGCCATGCACATGATCAGTTGGATTTAGGATCTGATCTGGATATGATGATCAGTAGGAAGCATCGACTACATGAGCATTTGTTTCCATTCAGTGGAGCTTAG